GGGTTGACCGGGCATTGGCATTAAAGTCTTCAAGATGGGGCCACGACAGATGGGTAGAAGGTGAAGATGAAGGCGCTTTCGCGGCGTGACTTTCTCAAACTGAGTGGGGCGGCATTTGCCAGCACGTTGCTGTCCCGTTCGTGGCGGAGCCTGCAAGCGAACAACCCAGCAGAATGGCCGGCAGGTGTGCCGCTGGGCCGGGTGACGCCCAAGCGCATCCGCCTGGTCTCGCGGCCTCACCCCGACGGTGGACGGTTGGATTACAAATACGTGGAACGAAGGTAATTATCCAGGAATGAAAGACTTCCACAACTTTACCCGCCGCGCATTCCTGAAATCCCTGGGTTGGACATGGGCCATTCCGGCGCTCCTCATGTTTCGACAAGTTTTACGGTTCATCGGTTATCAACCGCCCGGGCCGGATCCAACCGTGATTGCTTTAGGCTCGCCGCAAAGTTTACCGCCGCTTCCAGTCCACATCGAACGGGCGCGCGTCTTCCTGCAAAAGGATGAAGGCGGCTATTATGTGCTCGATAATGTCTGCACTCATCTCGGTTGCCTCGTTCACCCACAGCCAGACGGTGGATTCGCCTGCCCCTGTCACGGCAGTCGCTTCACGGCAGATGGGCAGGTCATTCGCGGGCCGGCGGTTCGCCCGTTGCCCTACCTTGAACTACGCTGGGATAGCGCCAGTCAGATCGTCGTCCATCGAGGCAAGCGAGTCGCCAGCACGTTCCGCCTGCCACCAACCTGATGCCAAAGGGAGAAACTCTCATGTCAACGCTCGCCACCGATAAAGTTGCCGCCCTCCAAAAACGGAGCGCCGCCATTTTGGCTAACCGCCTGGTGCTAGGGTTTAGCCGACACTGGTTGCTTGCCAT
This DNA window, taken from Chloroflexota bacterium, encodes the following:
- a CDS encoding ubiquinol-cytochrome c reductase iron-sulfur subunit, translated to MKDFHNFTRRAFLKSLGWTWAIPALLMFRQVLRFIGYQPPGPDPTVIALGSPQSLPPLPVHIERARVFLQKDEGGYYVLDNVCTHLGCLVHPQPDGGFACPCHGSRFTADGQVIRGPAVRPLPYLELRWDSASQIVVHRGKRVASTFRLPPT
- a CDS encoding twin-arginine translocation signal domain-containing protein; translation: MKALSRRDFLKLSGAAFASTLLSRSWRSLQANNPAEWPAGVPLGRVTPKRIRLVSRPHPDGGRLDYKYVERR